The genomic window AGTCCTCCCCGGGCACGGGCATGCGGAACACCACGTCCTCGCCGCTGGCGTTCAGGCACAGCAGGATGGCCTCCACCTCGTCCTCGGGGCTGTGCATCGCGCGCCGCAGCGCCAGCGTGCGGTCCTCGGGGTTGGCCCACTGCTCGCTGCTCAGCTCGTTGCCGTCGGGGCCGAACCACGCAATGTCGGGCAGCCCCGGCGCCGGCTGCGAGCGGCCGTGGACGAAGCGGTTCTCGCGCAGCACGGGCAGGCGGCGGCGCAGCGCCAGCAGGCGGCTGACCACGCGGCGCATCGGCGCGTTCGACGGGTGCGCCGCATCGTCCCAGTTGAGCCACGACAGCTCGTTGTCCTGGCAGTAGGCGTTGTTGTTGCCCTGCTGGCTGCGGCCCCATTCGTCGCCGGCGGTCAGCATCGGCGTGCCCTGCGACAGCAGCAGCGTGGCCATCATCGCGCGCGCCACGCGGCCGCGGGTCTCCAGGATGGCGTCGTCCTCGGTCGGGCCTTCCACGGCGCCGTCCGGGCTCCAGTTGGCGCTGGCGTTGTCGTCGTTGCCGTCGCGGTTGTCCTCGTGGTTGGCCTCGTTGTGCTTGTGCGCGTAGCTGACCACGTCGGCCAGCGTGAAGCCGTCGTGCGCGGTGACGAAGTTGACGCTGGCCCACGGCTTGCGGTGGCGGCGGTCGAACAGGTCGGCCGATCCGGTCAGCCGGGCCGCCAGCTCGCCGCGCTGGCCCGCGTCGCCGCGCCAGAAGCGGCGCACGTTATCGCGGAACTTGTCGTTCCACTCGGCAAAGCCGGGCGGATGGTTGCCCACCTGGTAGCCGCCGGGGCCCAGGTCCCACGGCTCCGAGATCAGCTTCACGCGCGACAGCACCGGGTCCTGCAGGATCGCGTCGAAGAAGCCCGATCCGGGGTCGAAGCCGTTGCTCTCGCGGCCCAGCGTGCTGCCCAGGTCGAAGCGGAAGCCGTCGACGTGGAAGGTCTGCACCCAGTAGCGCAGCGAGTCCATCACCATCTGCAGCACGCGCGGGTGCGACAGGTTCAGCGTGTTGCCGCAGCCCGTGTCGTTGATGTAGTGGCGTTCGTCGCCGGGGATCAGCCGGTAGTAGCTGGCGTTGTCCAGCCCGCGCCACGACACCGTGGGCCCCAGTTCATTGCCTTCGCAGGTGTGGTTGTAGACCACGTCCAGCAGCACCTCGATGCCGGCCGCGTGCAGGCGGCGGACGGCGATCTTGACCTCGTGGTGCTGGCGCCCGGACAGGTACAGCGGCTCCGGCGCGAAGAACGACAGCGTGTTGTAGCCCCAGTAGTTGCGCAGGCCGCGCTCGATCAGGAAGCGGTCCTGCAGGAAGGCGTGGATCGGCAGCAGCTCGATCGATGTCACGCCAAGCTGCAGCAGGTGCTCGATGAAGCGCGGGTCGGCCAGCGCGGCGAACGTGCCGCGATACTGCGGCAGCAGGTCCTCGCGCAGCATCGACGCGCCGCGCACGTGCACCTCGTAGATCGAGGTCGTCGGCCACGGCACGCAGGGCGGGCGGTCGTCGCCCCAGTTGAAGCTCTCGTCGATCACCACGGCCTTGGGCATGGTCGGCGCGCTGTCGCGCCGGTCGGGCGTCAGGTCGGCACGCGGACTGTTGAGCCGGTAGCCGAACAGCGCGTCGGACCAGCGCACCGGCCCGCTCAGCGCGCGGGCGTACGGGTCCAGCAGCAGCTTGTACGGGTTGAAGCGGTGGCCGCGCGTGGGATCGTACGGGCCGAACGCGCGCAGCCCGTACTGCAGGCCGGGTTGCGCGTGGGGCAGGTAGCCGTGCCAGATCTCGTCGGTGCATTCGGGCAGCGGCAGGCGCTGCACCTCCTTGCGGCCGTTGGCGGAAAACAGGCACAGGTCGACGCGGCTGGCGTTCGCGGAGAACACCGCGAAGTTGACACCGAGCCCGTCCCAGTGCGCGCCGAGCGGATAGGGCTTGCCCGGCAGCAGGCGGTCGACGGTAGTGCTGGCCATGCGTGTTGCTCCTCCGTTTCTTCTGGTTCTTCTGTGTGGCCCGGCCGGGCCGCCCGCCCGCTACGCCGCCCTGGCGTCAACCGTTTGCTCCCGGTGCGTAGCGCAGGACCAGCGCGGCCAGCGGCGGCAGCAGCAGCGACACCGAGGCCGGCTGCCCGTGCGACGGCGTGTCCTCGGCGCGCACCTGGCCGCCGTTGCCGAGGTTGCTGCCGCCATAGATCTCGGCGTCGGTGTTCAGGCATTCCTCCCAGGTGCCCGCGAACGGCACGCCCAGCCGGTAGCCGTGGCGCGGCACCGGCGTCATGTTGACGACGACGAGTACCACTTCCTCGCTGTTGGGCGCGGCGCGGCGCAGGTAGGCGAACACGCTGTTCTGCTGGTCGTCGCCGACGATCCACTGGAAGCCTTCGGGCCGGTGGTCCATCGCATGCAGCGCGGGTAGCTCGCGGTACAGGCGGTTCAGGTCGCGCACCAGCGAATGGACGCCCCGGTGGGCCGGCTGGTCCAGCAGCGCCCAGTCCAGCTCGTCGTCGTGGTTCCACTCGCGCCACTGGGCGAACTCGCCGCCCATGAACAGCAGCTTCTTGCCCGGATGCGTCCACATGAAGCCGTAGTACGCGCGCAGGTTGGCAAAGCGCTGCCAGTCGTCGCCCGGCGCCTTGTTGATCATCGAGCCCTTGCCGTGTACCACCTCGTCGTGGGACAGCGGCAGCACGAACGCCTCGGACCACGCGTAGACCATGCCGAACGTCATGTCGCCGTGGTGCCACGGGCGGTGCACCGGCTCGTGGGACAGGTAGCGCAGCGTGTCGTGCATCCAGCCCATGTTCCACTTGAAGCTGAAGCCCAGGCCGCCCGATTCCACGCTGGCCGTGACGCCGGGCCACGCGGTGGATTCCTCGGCGATGGTCAGCGCGCCGGGGCAGCGCTGGTGCACCACGGTGTTCATCTCGCGCAGGAAGGCCACGGACTCCAGGTTCTCGCGCCCGCCAAAGCGGTTCGGCACCCACTGGCCCGGCTCGCGGCTGTAGTCGCGGTAGAGCATCGACGCCACGGCGTCCACGCGCAGCGCGTCGGCATGGTAGTGCTCCAGCCAGTGCACCGCGTTGGCCAGCAGGAAGCCGCGCACCTCGTTGCGGCCCAGGTTGTAGATCAGCGTGTTCCAGTCCTGGTGATAGCCCTCGCGCGGGTCCTGGTGCTCGTAGAGCGCCGTGCCGTCGAACATCGCCAGCCCGTGCGGGTCGGTCGGAAAGTGCGCGGGCACCCAGTCCAGGATCACGCCGATGCCGGCCTGGTGGCAGCGGTCGACGAACGCGGCAAAGCGCTCGGGCGACCCCAGTCGCGCGGTGGGCGCGAACAGCGACAGCGGCTGGTAGCCCCACGATCCCCCGAACGGGTGCTCGGTGATCGGCAGCAGCTCGATATGGGTGAAGCCCAGGTCGCGCACGTACGGCACCAGCCGTTCGGCCAGGATGTCCCAGCCCCGGCCGCTGTCGTTGGCGGCGCGCTGCCACGACGTCACGTGCAGCTCGTACACCGACATCGGCGCGCTGTACGGGTCGGTTTTGGCGCGTTGTTCCATCCAGGCCGCGTCGTTCCACTGGAACGGCGGGGCGGCCTGGCCGGCGCACGCCACCACCGATGCGGTGGCCGGCGGCAGTTCGGTGGCCTGCGCCACCGGGTCGGCCTTGTCGGGCAGTTCCTCGCCGTGCGGGCCGGTCATGTCGTACTTGTACCGGCTGCCCGGCGCCACGCCCATGCCTTGCGGAATGAACAGTTCCCAGACGCCGGAGCCGTGGCGCAGCCGCATCGGGTGCCGTGACGCGTTCCAGCCGTTGAAGTCGCCAATCACGGACACGCGCTTGGCGTTGGGCGCCCAGACGGCAAAGCGCACGCCGGGTTCGCCCTCGATGGTCAGGCACTGGGCGCCCAGGCACTTGCCCAGTTCCAGGTGCCGGCCCTCGTTGAACAGGTGCAGGTCCAGCTCGCCCAGCAGCAGGCCGAACGCATAGGGGTCGGCGCTGATCTGCTCGCTGCCGTCGGGCCAGCGGATCCGCAGGCGATAGTCGGCCGCCGATAGCTGGCCGCTCGCCGCGTCGGGCAGGCGGCCCGCGAACACGCCGTCGGCATGCAGCCGGGTCATGTCGGAAACGAATTCGCCGTCGCGCGTGGCGAGCTGCATGGCGGCGGCGCCGGGCACGATCGCGCGGACCACCACGCCATGTTCGTCGCGGTGCGGCCCCAGCACGCCGAACGGGTCCGCCAGGCGGGCCTCCCGCAGCGCGTCGATGACCGGGCCGGGCAGCGTGGGGGCCGGTGCGGCGAGCGTTGCGGCATCATTGCTTGCCATCTTCAATCTCCAGTCAGCTTGCGCACGAGCCGGGCCAGGCCGCTGGTGGGCAGGTCGATCCACGCCACGCGGTTGGCGGCCTCGTAGCCCACCTCGTACGCGGCGCGTTCCAGCAGGAACAGGTCCAGCAGCGGCTGTAGCTGTTCGGGCGTGGCCCACGGCTGGGCCGCGGACGCCATCGACTGCTGGTAGCAGTTCAGGAATGCCTCGCCCGCCGTGGTGCGGAAGCGGTCGAGCAGCGCGGCGCGGCGGTCGGCCTGCGCGGGCGGAAGTTGTGCGTGGGTCCGCTCCTGGCGGTCGGTGCCCACGGTGGCGGCGGCGTAGTCGATCGAGCGCAGCAGCCCGGCCACGTCGCGCAGCGGCGACGTCTTGCGGCGCCGGAACGCCAGCGGCTGGCGCGGCTCGCCCTCGAAGTCGACCAGATAGGTGTCGTTCTGCGCAATCAGCACCTGGCCCAGGTGGAAGTCGCCGTGGATGCGCGTCTGCAGGCTGCCCGGCGCGGCGGCGGCCAGACGCGCCACCAGCTTCGGCAGCTTGTCGCGGGCGGCCAGCAGCGTCTCGATGTCGCGCGCGAAGTCGCCCGATGCGGTCTCGCGGCGCGCTTCGAGCAGGCCCACGGCCTCGTCCAGCGACTTCATCGCTTCCTCGGCCCAGTCGCTGGCCTGCGCGTCGGTGGCGGCCACCGGCGTGAAGGCCTCCTCGTCGGTCTCGCGCGCCAGCACGGCGTGCAGCTCGGCCAGGCGCCGGCCCAGCGTGCCGACCATCGTCGCGTAGCCGGTCAGCGCCTCGCCGAACTCGTCGTCGCCGTCGGTCAGCGGCAGTGCGTCGTCGATGGACCGGCTCAGGTAATCCAGCGTCCAGTCCCAGCCGTCGCCCTGGTTCAGGATGTAGCCCTGCAGCAGCATCAGCGTGTGCGGCGTGCCGTCGGCGCCGGTGCGCACCACCTCGCCCAGCAGCGCGGCGGAATGCCGGTAGCCGTTGCTGGTCAGGTAGCGCGTCATCTCGGCCTCGGGGTGAATGCCGCCGGCCACCTTGCGCACCAGCTTCAGCACGCCCGTGTTGCCGTAGGCCAGCGAGCTGTTCGACTGCTCGGCCGACATCCACTGCACCGGTTCGGATTCCAGCGGCGCATCGGCCAGCCCCGGTTCGGGCAGGAAGTGGATGGTGCCGTGCGAGACGTCGGCCGACGTGCGGTCGCGCATGGCCTGCACCACGGCACGGGCATAGGCTTCGACCACGAAGCCATCGGTCGCCACGCCCACGCGCGGGCCGCGCCGCACGCGCGCCATCGACAGGCCGTGCACGAGTTGCGGCATGCCCTCGGTGTTCTCGCGGTCCCACAGCAGCGCCACCGGGAGCTGGTAGCACTCGGTGCGGCCCGGCAGCTGGACCTCCACCTCGCAGTGCCAGACTTCCTCGGTGTTGCCGATCTTGGCCAGCGGCCAGGCGTAGGCCACGTTCACGCGCTCGATGCGCTCGCCCTTCGAGGCGAACCAGCGGCGGCGCGCCAGGTAGTTGGGCAGTACCTCGGTGGTCAGCGCGCGCCGGGCCGACTCGGTGAGTTCGGAGCGGCCCCCGACGTTCTGCAGTACCAGCGTGACTTGATCCACCATCTGTTCCGGGGCGTTGACGTGCCACGACGGCGGCTGCGCGTCCTCGCTGAGCACAAACCAGTAGAAGCCATACGGCGGCAGCGTCAGCAGATAGGTGAGCTGGCCGATGGCGGGGAAGGGCGTGGCGCCCAGCATTTCCACGGGCACGCGGCCGTTGAACTGGGACAGGTCCAGCTCCACGGCCTGCGGCGCGCGCGACAGGTTGGCCACGCACAGGATGTGCTCGTTCTCGTACTCGCGCAGGTACGCCAGGATCTTGCGGTTGCCCGGGAACAGGAACCGCAGCGTGCCGCGCCCGAACGCGCGGTGCTGGCGGCGCAGCGCCAGCATGCGGCGCATCCAGTTCAGTTGCGAGTGGGGGTCGCGCGTCTGCGCTTCCACGTTGACGGCCTCGTAGCCGTACAGCGGGCCCTGCAGCGGCGGCAGCACCAGTCGCTCGGGGTCGGCCGACGAGAAGCCGCCGTTGCGGTCGGGCGACCACTGCATCGGCGTACGCACGCCGTCGCGGTCGCCCAGGTGGATGTTGTCGCCCATGCCGATCTCGTCGCCGTAGTAGATCACGGGCGTGCCCGGCATCGAGAACAGCAGGCTGTTCATCAGCTCGATGCGGCGGCGGTCGCGCTCCATCAGCGTGGCCAGCCGGCGGCGGATGCCAAGGTTGATGCGCGCGCGGCGGTCAGAGGCGTAGACCTCCCACAGGTAGTCGCGCTCGCTGCTGGTGACCATTTCCAGCGTCAGTTCGTCATGGTTGCGCAGGAAGATGGCCCACTGGCAGTTCGGCGGCACCTCCGGCGTCTGCCGCATGATGTCGGTGATAGGGAAACGGTCCTCGCGCGCGATGGCCATGTACATGCGCGGCATCAGCGGGAAGTGGAACGCCATGTGGCATTCGTCGCCCGCGATGCCGCCGTCCGGGCTGGCCGCGCCGGTGGTGTCGGCCGTGCCGCCGCCGCTGGCGCCGCCAAAGTACTGCTGGGCGTCCTCGGGCCACATGTTGGCCTCGGCCAGCAGCATCCGGCCAGGGTAGCGCTCGTCCAGGTGGCGGCGGATCTTGCGGATCACCTCGTGCGTCTCGGGCAGGTTCTCGTTGCTGGTGCCCTCGCGCTCCACCAGGTACGGCACGGCGTCCAGCCGCAGGCCGTCGATGCCGATGTCCAGCCAGAACCGCATGACCGACAGCACCTCGTTGAGCACCTGTGGGTTGTCGAAGTTCAGGTCCGGCTGGTGCGAGTAGAAGCGGTGCCAGAAGTAGGCGCCGGCCTCGGCGTCCCAGCTCCAGTTCGACTTCTCGGTGTCGCAGAAGATGATCCGCGTGCCGGCGTACTTCTGGTCGTTGTCGGACCAGACGTAGTAGTTGCGCGCGGCCGAGCCGGGCTTGGCGCGCCGGGCACGCTGGAACCACGGATGCTGGTCCGACGTGTGGTTGATGACCAGCTCGGTGATCACGCGCAGCCCGCGCGCGTGCGCGGCGGCCACGAAGCGCTTGGCCTCGGCCAGCGTGCCGTAGTCGGGATGCACGTTGCGGTAGTCGGCAATGTCGTAGCCGTCGTCGCGGCGCGGCGACGGGTAGAACGGCAGCAGCCAGATGGTGTCGACGCCCAGGTTCACCAGGTAGTCGAGCTTGGCCAGCAGGCCGGCAAAGTCGCCGACGCCATCGCCATTGGCGTCGTAGAAGGACTTGATGTGCAGCTGGTAGATGACCGCGTCCTTGTACCAGAGGGGGTCCGCAGTCAACAGGGCGGCGTTGGCGCGCTCCGAGAGTCGCTTCATGCCGGGTCTCCAGGTTGTTGTTGTGGCCTGACGTGCCAGAGCGAGAACGGCAGCTCATGGGGGTTCAGGCGGATGCGCTGGCGTTTGCCATGCCAGGTGAAGCGCCGGCCGAACATCTGGTCCTCGGCCTCCAGCGACGCGTGGTCCGGCAGGCCCCACTCCCAGAGCGGCAGCTCGATCTCGGACTCGCGCGCGTTGCGCGGGTCCAGGCTGATGGCCGCCAGCAGCACGTCGTCGCCGAACGCGCCCGCGTGCTCGGCCCCGGTGGGCACGAAGCGCGCGAAGTAGAGCACCGCGTCGTCGCTGGCGTGGTAGAAGCGCAGCCCCAGGTGGTTCTGCAGCGCCGGGTGGTTGGCGCGGATCTGGTTCAGGCGCGAGATCTCGGCCACGATGTTGCCGGGCTGGTTCCAGTCGCGCACGCGCAGTTCGTACTTCTCGGAATCCAGGTATTCCTCGCGCTCCACGCCGTTCAGGATCAGCGGCGCGCTTTCGCAGACCTCGAAGCCGTTGTACATGCCCCAGAGCCCCGAGAGCAGCGTTGCCAGCGCGGCGCGGATCAGGAACGCCGGGCGCCCGCCGTCGTGCAGGAAGAACGGGTTGATGTCGGGCGTGTTGACGAAGAAGTGCGGGCGGTAGAACTCGCGCAGCGGGCTCTGCGTCAGCTCGGTCATGTACTCGATCAGCTCGGCCTTGGTGTTGCGCCACGTGAAGTACGTGTACGACTGCGAGAAGCCCAGCTTGGCCAGCCGCGCCATCATCTTGGGCCGCGTGAACGCCTCGGCCAGGAACAGCGTGTCCGGGTGCTTGGCGCGCACGTCCGCGATCATCCATTCCCAGAACGGCAGCGGCTTGGTGTGCGGGTTGTCCACGCGGAAGATGCGCACGCCCTGGTCGGCCCAGAACATCACCACGTCGCGCAGCGCCTGCCAGAGCTGCTGCCCGGCCGGCGGCTGGGCGTAGAAGTCGACGTTGACGATGTCCTCGTACTTCTTGGGCGGATTCTCGGCGTAGCGCAGCGAGCCGTCGGGCCGGTGCGAGAACCATTCGGGATGCTCGCGCAGCCACGGGTGGTCGGGCGAGCACTGGATGGCGAAGTCGAGCGCCAGTTCGATGCCCATGTCGGCAGCGGCCTTGCGCAGGCGCTGGAAGTCCTCCATCGTGCCCAGTTGCGGGTGGATGGCGTCGTGCCCGCCCTCGGCGCTGCCGATGGCGTAGGGGCTGCCCACGTCGCCCGGCTCGGCCTTCAGGCTGTTGTTCTTGCCCTTGCGGTGCGCCTGCCCGATCGGGTGGATCGGCGGAAAGTAGAGCACGTCGAAGCCCATCGCGCGGATGGCCGGCAGGCGCCGGATCACGTCGTCGAACGTGCCGTGGCGGTTCACGTCGCCGCTTTCCGAGCGCGGGAACAGTTCGTACCAACTGGCAAAGCGGCCAGCCAGCCGGTCGGCCTCGACCGGCATCGGCGTCGGGTAGCGGCTGGCGAACGGGCGGCCCGACGGGCTGGCCATCGCCGCGCGCATGGCAGCCTCGGTGCGCGGCGACAGCAGGATTTCCAGCCGCAGCGCGTCGTCGCCGGCGGCGGCCGCCAGGTCGGCCAGGATGGCGTTTGCATCGTCAATCGACTGGCCGTCGGGCGTGCCGAGCGTATCTGCCACCAGCCGGGCGCCTTCCTCGATCTCCAGCGCGATGTTCACGCCGGCCTTGCGTTTCTTGCCGACCTCGTCGAGCCAGCTTGCGAACGTGTCGCGCCACGCCTCTACCGTGAATTCGTGGCGGCCCAGCGTGGCGATGGGAAAGCTGCCGCGCCAGCGGTCGTTGACGGTGTGGACCATCGGCGACGCATGCCATTCCTGCTCGCCCGGGCCGCGCCACAGCACCGCGGCGGCGAGCTTGTCGTGCCCGTCCATCCAGATGTCGGCGCAGACCTCCACGCGCTCGCCCACGGTGCGCCGCACGGCAAAGCGGCCGTGGTCGGTGGTGGGCGACAGGTTCTCGATGGCCACGCGCGGCGCCTCCATGGCCACGGCCAGCGCGCGGTCGGCGGCCTTGGCGGCGCTGTCGCCGCGCCTGGGCTTGGCCACCGGGACGGCCGGGCTCGGGATCGCCTCGAACAGCCGGATATCGGCCGGCGGCAGCGTGATGGTGCTGCATGGGTCCAGCTTCTGGCCGTTTTCGAGCGTGCCGCCCGGGCCGCCGTCGACGGGCGCCAGCGTGGCGGCCGGTTGCGGCAGCGCACTCAGCACGCGGTCCACGCCGAACGAGGCCGGCTCCATCGGGCACGGGTTCAGCACCACGGTCAGCGCTGGCTCGCCGGCCGCGCCGTTGGCCAGGTGGCGGGGTACTCGCGCCAGCACCGTCAGCGGCGCATCGGGGCCGCTGACCTGCCGCACGGCCACGGCCGGGGCGTCGTCGCGCGCGGCCAGCCACGCGTTGGCCTGCATCAGTTCGTGGGTCAGGTCGTACGGGGCGTCGATGATGTCGTCGGGATGGCCGTCGGCCTGCGACGCGGGCGCCGTGTCGATCGCCGCACCGTCGGCATGGGCACCGGTCTCGTAGCCGGCCGGTACCAGCCAGCCATCGCCGATGGCGGCGGCCGTCCACAGCGCACGGCGCGCGGCCAGCACGTCCACGCCATTGGGCGCCAGCGCCGGGGTGGCCAGCACGCGGCCAAAGCGGCGCAGGCGGGCGATTTCCTCGGTCAGCCACGCGCTGCGGTAGTCCCACCACGGCAGCGACGAGAACGCCCCGTCGAACGGCGCGGCGGACAGGTCGTCGATCTGCTGCGGGGTGGTGCCGGGCGTCCAGGCCAGGAATACCGGGCTGGCGGCGCCGGACTGGCGGCGCAGCGTCTCGATCAGTTCGGCCCAGTGGCGCCCGGCCACGCGCGACGGGGCACGGCAGCAGAACCCGGCCACGCCGGCATCCACCACGTCCCGCAACTGCGCCGTCCACCACGCCAGCAACTGGCTGGCCGTGGCGTCGTCGAACCAGCGCACGCGCACGCCGGGCAGGTGGCTGTCGCTGGCGTCGGGGCTGCCGGCCGGGCGGGCGTGGTCGACCCAGCCGTCGTGCATGCCCGCCGCGTCATGCGGAAAGCGGTCCAGCGACAGGTCGACGAGCGGCGCCAGTCCATGCTGCCGGCAGGCTGCGAATGCCGCCTGAAGCACGTCCGGGCGGGTGTGGGGTGCCGACCATCCGGCCAGCAGGATATGGTCGAAGCCAAGTTTCGCGGCGCGGCCCAGTTGCTCGGGGTCCAGCGCTTTCGCGTTCTTCAGGTTGAGTTGGCAAATGCGCACGTCACACGTCCTCTGGCCGTGGGGCGCCCGTGGGCAGGTTGGGCGCGCGTCATGTCAATTCCGTCCGGACATGCAGAGGCCGTGCCAGATTCGCCGCTTTGGCGGCCATTTCCGGCAGAGTGCGGTGCAGCAAGGAATCGCGCCGGACGGGCGGTTGGGGCGGCGGGCGGCGCTGGGCCGCCGGATGTAAAAAGTGCACGCCCGGGGTGGCGATGGAGTAGGAATGCCCGCTGGCGTTGGGCCGCACTGGTGCACGCGGACAGCCACCGGCGGTGTGATCCAGCGGATACGCGGATGGCGCGGCGGTCAGCTGGAGCGGTAGACGTCCAGGCGGTTGTAGAGCGTCTTCAGGCTGATGCCCAGCGCCTTGGCGGCCTGGCGCTTGTCGCCGTCGAACTTGGCCAGCGTGGCCAGGATGATCTCGCGCTGGGTGTCGGCCAGCGTGGTGCCCACGCGCACGCTGACCACGCCATCCACGGTGGTGGGGCGCGGCGGCTGGCTGGCGAGGCCGGGGTTGCCGATCTCGACCTGGCGGTCGGCCAGGATGTAGGCGCGGTAGATCGTGTTCTTCAGCTCGCGGACGTTGCCGGGCCAGTCGTAGCGCACCAGCCGTTCGAGGGAGCCGGGCGAGAACGTCTTCTCGGTCTGCTCCATCGTGTTGAATTCGTCCAGGAAGTGCCGGGCCAGCGGGATGATGTCCTCCGTCCGCTCGCGCAGCGGCGGGATATGCAGCGGAAAGACGGCCAGGCGGTACAGCAGGTCCTCGCGCAACTGGCCGTCGCGCACGGCATCCATCGGGTCGCGGTTGGTGGCGGCCAGGATGCGCACGTCGCTGACCAGCGGGGCGTCGCCGCCCACGCGGTGGAACGAGCGGCTTTCCAGCACGCGCAGCAGCTTGATCTGCATCTCCACCGGCATTTCGGTGACTTCGTCCAGGAACAGCGTGCCGCCCTGGGCCTGCTCGAAGTAGCCGGCCTTCTGCTCCAGCGCGCCCGTGAAGCCGCCTTTCTCGTGGCCGAACAGTTCGGATTCGATCAGCGTGGGCGCGATGGCGCCGCAGTTCACGGCCACGAACGGGCCGCTCCGGCGCGTACTGCGCTCGTGCACGGCGCGCGCCACCACTTCCTTGCCGCTGCCGCTTTCGCCCACGGCGAGCATGGTGACGTCGGTG from Cupriavidus pauculus includes these protein-coding regions:
- a CDS encoding sigma-54 interaction domain-containing protein, giving the protein MSTTATLPSGRPAAPPRASGRRAAPAQVSLLWESTSPAMQRLIGQLNRVAATDVTMLAVGESGSGKEVVARAVHERSTRRSGPFVAVNCGAIAPTLIESELFGHEKGGFTGALEQKAGYFEQAQGGTLFLDEVTEMPVEMQIKLLRVLESRSFHRVGGDAPLVSDVRILAATNRDPMDAVRDGQLREDLLYRLAVFPLHIPPLRERTEDIIPLARHFLDEFNTMEQTEKTFSPGSLERLVRYDWPGNVRELKNTIYRAYILADRQVEIGNPGLASQPPRPTTVDGVVSVRVGTTLADTQREIILATLAKFDGDKRQAAKALGISLKTLYNRLDVYRSS
- a CDS encoding alpha-1,4-glucan--maltose-1-phosphate maltosyltransferase, giving the protein MRICQLNLKNAKALDPEQLGRAAKLGFDHILLAGWSAPHTRPDVLQAAFAACRQHGLAPLVDLSLDRFPHDAAGMHDGWVDHARPAGSPDASDSHLPGVRVRWFDDATASQLLAWWTAQLRDVVDAGVAGFCCRAPSRVAGRHWAELIETLRRQSGAASPVFLAWTPGTTPQQIDDLSAAPFDGAFSSLPWWDYRSAWLTEEIARLRRFGRVLATPALAPNGVDVLAARRALWTAAAIGDGWLVPAGYETGAHADGAAIDTAPASQADGHPDDIIDAPYDLTHELMQANAWLAARDDAPAVAVRQVSGPDAPLTVLARVPRHLANGAAGEPALTVVLNPCPMEPASFGVDRVLSALPQPAATLAPVDGGPGGTLENGQKLDPCSTITLPPADIRLFEAIPSPAVPVAKPRRGDSAAKAADRALAVAMEAPRVAIENLSPTTDHGRFAVRRTVGERVEVCADIWMDGHDKLAAAVLWRGPGEQEWHASPMVHTVNDRWRGSFPIATLGRHEFTVEAWRDTFASWLDEVGKKRKAGVNIALEIEEGARLVADTLGTPDGQSIDDANAILADLAAAAGDDALRLEILLSPRTEAAMRAAMASPSGRPFASRYPTPMPVEADRLAGRFASWYELFPRSESGDVNRHGTFDDVIRRLPAIRAMGFDVLYFPPIHPIGQAHRKGKNNSLKAEPGDVGSPYAIGSAEGGHDAIHPQLGTMEDFQRLRKAAADMGIELALDFAIQCSPDHPWLREHPEWFSHRPDGSLRYAENPPKKYEDIVNVDFYAQPPAGQQLWQALRDVVMFWADQGVRIFRVDNPHTKPLPFWEWMIADVRAKHPDTLFLAEAFTRPKMMARLAKLGFSQSYTYFTWRNTKAELIEYMTELTQSPLREFYRPHFFVNTPDINPFFLHDGGRPAFLIRAALATLLSGLWGMYNGFEVCESAPLILNGVEREEYLDSEKYELRVRDWNQPGNIVAEISRLNQIRANHPALQNHLGLRFYHASDDAVLYFARFVPTGAEHAGAFGDDVLLAAISLDPRNARESEIELPLWEWGLPDHASLEAEDQMFGRRFTWHGKRQRIRLNPHELPFSLWHVRPQQQPGDPA